The following proteins are encoded in a genomic region of Triticum dicoccoides isolate Atlit2015 ecotype Zavitan chromosome 1B, WEW_v2.0, whole genome shotgun sequence:
- the LOC119330896 gene encoding uncharacterized protein LOC119330896 isoform X3, translating into MHTHPRPTHAHTPTSHWIPSLSSSSIPFLHPMPPPDSGDPRGSPPPSSPPRGHLSPLTISTDRLLSSPRRATPRHWWWCAARRPQQRRAAVAAGTATSAWSGWSQPFKIHQPPQARPPRRLHRGQGEPHPDQLLDAVHWIRQAVGLACGLLWGAVPLVGAFWIALVTWKY; encoded by the exons ATGCACACCCACCCACGCCCAACCCACGCACACACACCCACGTCACATTGGATACCATCTCTCTCGTCTTCCTCGATCCCCTTTCTCCACCCCATGCCGCCACCAGATTCGGGCGATCCCCGCGGTTCCCCACCACCTAGCTCTCCTCCTCGTGGTCACCTCTCCCCGCTCACCATCTCCACTGACCGGCTTCTCTCCTCGCCCAGGAGAGCCACGCCTAGGCACTGGTGGTGGTGCGCCGCGAGGAGGCCCCAGCAGCGTCGAGCTGCTGTTGCTGCGGGCACAGCGACGTCGGCGTGGTCAGGATGGTCGCAGCCCTTCAAGATACATCAACCACCTCAAGCCCGCCCGCCTCGGCGACTGCATCGAGGCCAAGGCGAACCCCATCCG GACCAGCTGCTGGACGCAGTGCATTGGATCCGGCAGGCGGTGGGGCTCGCCTGCGGCCTGCTCTGGGGCGCCGTCCCCCTCGTCGGCGCCTTCTGGATTGCCCT AGTTACTTGGAAATATTGA
- the LOC119330896 gene encoding uncharacterized protein LOC119330896 isoform X2 produces the protein MHTHPRPTHAHTPTSHWIPSLSSSSIPFLHPMPPPDSGDPRGSPPPSSPPRGHLSPLTISTDRLLSSPRRATPRHWWWCAARRPQQRRAAVAAGTATSAWSGWSQPFKIHQPPQARPPRRLHRGQGEPHPDQLLDAVHWIRQAVGLACGLLWGAVPLVGAFWIALWSRRTSSSSSKSV, from the exons ATGCACACCCACCCACGCCCAACCCACGCACACACACCCACGTCACATTGGATACCATCTCTCTCGTCTTCCTCGATCCCCTTTCTCCACCCCATGCCGCCACCAGATTCGGGCGATCCCCGCGGTTCCCCACCACCTAGCTCTCCTCCTCGTGGTCACCTCTCCCCGCTCACCATCTCCACTGACCGGCTTCTCTCCTCGCCCAGGAGAGCCACGCCTAGGCACTGGTGGTGGTGCGCCGCGAGGAGGCCCCAGCAGCGTCGAGCTGCTGTTGCTGCGGGCACAGCGACGTCGGCGTGGTCAGGATGGTCGCAGCCCTTCAAGATACATCAACCACCTCAAGCCCGCCCGCCTCGGCGACTGCATCGAGGCCAAGGCGAACCCCATCCG GACCAGCTGCTGGACGCAGTGCATTGGATCCGGCAGGCGGTGGGGCTCGCCTGCGGCCTGCTCTGGGGCGCCGTCCCCCTCGTCGGCGCCTTCTGGATTGCCCT ATGGAGTAGGAggacgagcagcagcagcagcaaatcaGTCTGA
- the LOC119330896 gene encoding uncharacterized protein LOC119330896 isoform X6, with amino-acid sequence MHTHPRPTHAHTPTSHWIPSLSSSSIPFLHPMPPPDSGDPRGEPRLGTGGGAPRGGPSSVELLLLRAQRRRRGQDGRSPSRYINHLKPARLGDCIEAKANPIRYLDPDAYLDKDQLLDAVHWIRQAVGLACGLLWGAVPLVGAFWIALFWIGRGKCSSFSLC; translated from the exons ATGCACACCCACCCACGCCCAACCCACGCACACACACCCACGTCACATTGGATACCATCTCTCTCGTCTTCCTCGATCCCCTTTCTCCACCCCATGCCGCCACCAGATTCGGGCGATCCCCGCG GAGAGCCACGCCTAGGCACTGGTGGTGGTGCGCCGCGAGGAGGCCCCAGCAGCGTCGAGCTGCTGTTGCTGCGGGCACAGCGACGTCGGCGTGGTCAGGATGGTCGCAGCCCTTCAAGATACATCAACCACCTCAAGCCCGCCCGCCTCGGCGACTGCATCGAGGCCAAGGCGAACCCCATCCGGTACCTCGACCCCGACGCATACTTGGATAAG GACCAGCTGCTGGACGCAGTGCATTGGATCCGGCAGGCGGTGGGGCTCGCCTGCGGCCTGCTCTGGGGCGCCGTCCCCCTCGTCGGCGCCTTCTGGATTGCCCT GTTTTGGATTGGGAGGGGAAAATGCTCTTCTTTCAGTCTCTGTTGA
- the LOC119330896 gene encoding uncharacterized protein LOC119330896 isoform X8 codes for MHTHPRPTHAHTPTSHWIPSLSSSSIPFLHPMPPPDSGDPRGEPRLGTGGGAPRGGPSSVELLLLRAQRRRRGQDGRSPSRYINHLKPARLGDCIEAKANPIRTSCWTQCIGSGRRWGSPAACSGAPSPSSAPSGLP; via the exons ATGCACACCCACCCACGCCCAACCCACGCACACACACCCACGTCACATTGGATACCATCTCTCTCGTCTTCCTCGATCCCCTTTCTCCACCCCATGCCGCCACCAGATTCGGGCGATCCCCGCG GAGAGCCACGCCTAGGCACTGGTGGTGGTGCGCCGCGAGGAGGCCCCAGCAGCGTCGAGCTGCTGTTGCTGCGGGCACAGCGACGTCGGCGTGGTCAGGATGGTCGCAGCCCTTCAAGATACATCAACCACCTCAAGCCCGCCCGCCTCGGCGACTGCATCGAGGCCAAGGCGAACCCCATCCG GACCAGCTGCTGGACGCAGTGCATTGGATCCGGCAGGCGGTGGGGCTCGCCTGCGGCCTGCTCTGGGGCGCCGTCCCCCTCGTCGGCGCCTTCTGGATTGCCCT AG
- the LOC119330896 gene encoding uncharacterized protein LOC119330896 isoform X7 gives MHTHPRPTHAHTPTSHWIPSLSSSSIPFLHPMPPPDSGDPRGEPRLGTGGGAPRGGPSSVELLLLRAQRRRRGQDGRSPSRYINHLKPARLGDCIEAKANPIRYLDPDAYLDKDQLLDAVHWIRQAVGLACGLLWGAVPLVGAFWIALWSRRTSSSSSKSV, from the exons ATGCACACCCACCCACGCCCAACCCACGCACACACACCCACGTCACATTGGATACCATCTCTCTCGTCTTCCTCGATCCCCTTTCTCCACCCCATGCCGCCACCAGATTCGGGCGATCCCCGCG GAGAGCCACGCCTAGGCACTGGTGGTGGTGCGCCGCGAGGAGGCCCCAGCAGCGTCGAGCTGCTGTTGCTGCGGGCACAGCGACGTCGGCGTGGTCAGGATGGTCGCAGCCCTTCAAGATACATCAACCACCTCAAGCCCGCCCGCCTCGGCGACTGCATCGAGGCCAAGGCGAACCCCATCCGGTACCTCGACCCCGACGCATACTTGGATAAG GACCAGCTGCTGGACGCAGTGCATTGGATCCGGCAGGCGGTGGGGCTCGCCTGCGGCCTGCTCTGGGGCGCCGTCCCCCTCGTCGGCGCCTTCTGGATTGCCCT ATGGAGTAGGAggacgagcagcagcagcagcaaatcaGTCTGA
- the LOC119330896 gene encoding uncharacterized protein LOC119330896 isoform X4, whose translation MHTHPRPTHAHTPTSHWIPSLSSSSIPFLHPMPPPDSGDPRGEPRLGTGGGAPRGGPSSVELLLLRAQRRRRGQDGRSPSRYINHLKPARLGDCIEAKANPIRTSCWTQCIGSGRRWGSPAACSGAPSPSSAPSGLPYGVGGRAAAAANQSDDDGVREAMVIMLMA comes from the exons ATGCACACCCACCCACGCCCAACCCACGCACACACACCCACGTCACATTGGATACCATCTCTCTCGTCTTCCTCGATCCCCTTTCTCCACCCCATGCCGCCACCAGATTCGGGCGATCCCCGCG GAGAGCCACGCCTAGGCACTGGTGGTGGTGCGCCGCGAGGAGGCCCCAGCAGCGTCGAGCTGCTGTTGCTGCGGGCACAGCGACGTCGGCGTGGTCAGGATGGTCGCAGCCCTTCAAGATACATCAACCACCTCAAGCCCGCCCGCCTCGGCGACTGCATCGAGGCCAAGGCGAACCCCATCCG GACCAGCTGCTGGACGCAGTGCATTGGATCCGGCAGGCGGTGGGGCTCGCCTGCGGCCTGCTCTGGGGCGCCGTCCCCCTCGTCGGCGCCTTCTGGATTGCCCT ATGGAGTAGGAggacgagcagcagcagcagcaaatcaGTCTGATGATGACGGGGTGCGGGAGGCAATGGTGATCATGCTGATGGCATGA
- the LOC119330896 gene encoding uncharacterized protein LOC119330896 isoform X1 has protein sequence MHTHPRPTHAHTPTSHWIPSLSSSSIPFLHPMPPPDSGDPRGEPRLGTGGGAPRGGPSSVELLLLRAQRRRRGQDGRSPSRYINHLKPARLGDCIEAKANPIRTSCWTQCIGSGRRWGSPAACSGAPSPSSAPSGLPCFGLGGENALLSVSVEVKPIHAKSVLSRINLDEYICLAVLSCMPFN, from the exons ATGCACACCCACCCACGCCCAACCCACGCACACACACCCACGTCACATTGGATACCATCTCTCTCGTCTTCCTCGATCCCCTTTCTCCACCCCATGCCGCCACCAGATTCGGGCGATCCCCGCG GAGAGCCACGCCTAGGCACTGGTGGTGGTGCGCCGCGAGGAGGCCCCAGCAGCGTCGAGCTGCTGTTGCTGCGGGCACAGCGACGTCGGCGTGGTCAGGATGGTCGCAGCCCTTCAAGATACATCAACCACCTCAAGCCCGCCCGCCTCGGCGACTGCATCGAGGCCAAGGCGAACCCCATCCG GACCAGCTGCTGGACGCAGTGCATTGGATCCGGCAGGCGGTGGGGCTCGCCTGCGGCCTGCTCTGGGGCGCCGTCCCCCTCGTCGGCGCCTTCTGGATTGCCCT GTTTTGGATTGGGAGGGGAAAATGCTCTTCTTTCAGTCTCTGTTGAAGTCAAGCCCATCCATGCAAAATCTGTACTTAGTAGAATTAATCTAGATGAATATATATGCCTTGCAGTTTTATCGTGCATGCCATTCAACTAA
- the LOC119330896 gene encoding uncharacterized protein LOC119330896 isoform X5 produces MHTHPRPTHAHTPTSHWIPSLSSSSIPFLHPMPPPDSGDPRGEPRLGTGGGAPRGGPSSVELLLLRAQRRRRGQDGRSPSRYINHLKPARLGDCIEAKANPIRTSCWTQCIGSGRRWGSPAACSGAPSPSSAPSGLPCFGLGGENALLSVSVEVKPIHAKSME; encoded by the exons ATGCACACCCACCCACGCCCAACCCACGCACACACACCCACGTCACATTGGATACCATCTCTCTCGTCTTCCTCGATCCCCTTTCTCCACCCCATGCCGCCACCAGATTCGGGCGATCCCCGCG GAGAGCCACGCCTAGGCACTGGTGGTGGTGCGCCGCGAGGAGGCCCCAGCAGCGTCGAGCTGCTGTTGCTGCGGGCACAGCGACGTCGGCGTGGTCAGGATGGTCGCAGCCCTTCAAGATACATCAACCACCTCAAGCCCGCCCGCCTCGGCGACTGCATCGAGGCCAAGGCGAACCCCATCCG GACCAGCTGCTGGACGCAGTGCATTGGATCCGGCAGGCGGTGGGGCTCGCCTGCGGCCTGCTCTGGGGCGCCGTCCCCCTCGTCGGCGCCTTCTGGATTGCCCT GTTTTGGATTGGGAGGGGAAAATGCTCTTCTTTCAGTCTCTGTTGAAGTCAAGCCCATCCATGCAAAATCT ATGGAGTAG